In Musa acuminata AAA Group cultivar baxijiao chromosome BXJ2-3, Cavendish_Baxijiao_AAA, whole genome shotgun sequence, the following proteins share a genomic window:
- the LOC103980039 gene encoding uncharacterized protein LOC103980039, giving the protein MAQRKDQALSSGEPTMNAIKIMEELNEKATANDVESAECECCGMSEDCTPTYIRRIKEFFHGRWICGLCSEAVKEQMKRTPAATMEEAVDSHISLCKKFNRTVRLNPKLSLAVSMRDIARKSSERRTIDGMPGSKIVSAMNCGPKLDVAIKQSQIQ; this is encoded by the coding sequence ATGGCCCAGCGGAAGGATCAAGCGCTCTCATCGGGCGAGCCAACCATGAACGCCATCAAGATCATGGAGGAGTTGAACGAGAAGGCGACCGCAAACGACGTGGAGAGCGCGGAGTGCGAGTGCTGTGGCATGTCCGAAGACTGCACTCCCACGTACATACGCCGGATCAAGGAGTTCTTCCACGGGAGATGGATCTGCGGGCTCTGCTCCGAGGCGGTGAAGGAGCAGATGAAGCGGACACCGGCGGCGACCATGGAAGAAGCCGTGGACTCCCACATCTCTCTCTGCAAGAAGTTCAACAGGACCGTTCGGCTCAACCCCAAGCTTTCCTTGGCAGTTTCCATGAGGGACATAGCGAGGAAGAGCTCGGAGCGCAGGACCATAGATGGCATGCCGGGATCCAAGATCGTGAGCGCGATGAACTGCGGGCCTAAGTTGGACGTCGCCATCAAACAGTCACAGATCCAGTAA